A genomic stretch from Bradyrhizobium sp. 195 includes:
- the rpsC gene encoding 30S ribosomal protein S3, translating into MGQKINPIGLRLGINRTWDSRWFAGKQEYGKLLHEDVKIREILHKELKQAAVARIVIERPHKKCRVTIHSARPGVVIGKKGADIDKLRKKVADITSSDVVINIVEIRKPELDATLVAESIAQQLERRVAFRRAMKRAVQSAMRLGAEGIRINCSGRLGGAEIARMEWYREGRVPLHTLRADIDYGVATAFTTFGTCGVKVWIFKGEILEHDPMAQDKRMAEGETSGGGDRGGRGRRDNAAA; encoded by the coding sequence ATGGGTCAAAAGATCAATCCGATCGGTCTGCGCCTCGGCATCAACCGTACCTGGGATTCCCGCTGGTTCGCCGGCAAGCAGGAATACGGCAAGCTGCTGCACGAGGACGTCAAGATCCGTGAGATCCTGCACAAGGAGCTCAAGCAGGCGGCCGTCGCCCGCATCGTGATCGAGCGTCCGCACAAGAAGTGCCGCGTCACCATCCACTCGGCCCGTCCGGGCGTGGTGATCGGCAAGAAGGGCGCAGACATCGACAAGCTGCGCAAGAAGGTCGCGGACATCACCTCGTCCGACGTCGTCATCAATATCGTCGAAATCCGCAAGCCGGAGCTCGATGCGACGCTGGTGGCCGAGTCGATCGCGCAGCAGCTGGAGCGCCGCGTGGCGTTCCGCCGTGCCATGAAGCGCGCCGTTCAGTCGGCGATGCGTCTCGGCGCGGAAGGCATCCGCATCAACTGCTCGGGTCGTCTGGGTGGCGCGGAAATCGCGCGTATGGAGTGGTATCGCGAAGGTCGCGTGCCGCTGCACACCCTGCGCGCCGACATCGACTACGGCGTTGCGACCGCGTTCACGACCTTCGGCACCTGCGGCGTCAAGGTCTGGATCTTCAAGGGCGAGATCCTCGAGCACGATCCGATGGCCCAGGACAAGAGAATGGCCGAAGGCGAGACCAGCGGTGGTGGTGATCGCGGTGGCCGTGGGCGCCGTGACAACGCTGCGGCCTGA
- the tuf gene encoding elongation factor Tu: MAKAKFERNKPHCNIGTIGHVDHGKTSLTAAITKVLAEAGGATFTAYDQIDKAPEEKARGITISTAHVEYETPNRHYAHVDCPGHADYVKNMITGAAQMDGAILVVSAADGPMPQTREHILLARQVGVPALVVFLNKCDMVDDPELLELVELEVRELLSKYDFPGDKIPIIKGSALAALEDSDKKLGHDAILELMKNVDEYIPQPERPIDQPFLMPVEDVFSISGRGTVVTGRVERGIVKVGEEIEIVGLRATQKTTVTGVEMFRKLLDQGQAGDNIGALLRGTKREDVERGQVLCKPGSVKPHTKFKAEAYILTKEEGGRHTPFFTNYRPQFYFRTTDVTGVVHLPEGTEMVMPGDNIAMEVHLIVPIAMEEKLRFAIREGGRTVGAGVVASIIE, from the coding sequence ATGGCCAAAGCAAAGTTTGAACGTAACAAGCCGCACTGCAACATCGGCACCATCGGTCACGTCGACCATGGCAAGACGTCGCTGACCGCGGCGATCACCAAGGTTCTCGCCGAAGCCGGCGGTGCGACGTTCACCGCGTACGACCAGATCGACAAGGCGCCGGAAGAAAAGGCGCGCGGCATCACCATCTCGACCGCACACGTCGAGTACGAGACGCCGAACCGCCACTACGCCCACGTCGACTGCCCCGGCCACGCCGACTACGTGAAGAACATGATCACCGGTGCCGCCCAGATGGACGGTGCGATCCTGGTCGTGTCGGCCGCTGACGGCCCGATGCCGCAGACCCGCGAGCACATCCTGCTCGCCCGCCAGGTCGGCGTGCCCGCGCTGGTCGTGTTCCTGAACAAGTGCGACATGGTCGACGATCCGGAACTGCTCGAGCTCGTCGAGCTCGAAGTCCGCGAGCTGCTTTCGAAGTACGACTTCCCGGGCGACAAGATCCCGATCATCAAGGGTTCGGCGCTCGCCGCTCTCGAAGATTCCGACAAGAAGCTCGGTCACGACGCCATCCTCGAGCTGATGAAGAACGTCGACGAGTACATCCCGCAGCCGGAGCGTCCGATCGACCAGCCGTTCCTGATGCCGGTTGAAGACGTGTTCTCGATCTCCGGCCGCGGCACCGTGGTGACCGGCCGTGTCGAGCGCGGCATCGTCAAGGTCGGCGAGGAAATCGAGATCGTCGGTCTCCGTGCGACCCAGAAGACGACCGTCACCGGCGTTGAAATGTTCCGCAAGCTGCTCGATCAGGGCCAGGCCGGCGACAACATCGGTGCGCTGCTCCGCGGCACCAAGCGTGAAGACGTCGAGCGCGGCCAGGTGCTGTGCAAGCCGGGTTCGGTCAAGCCGCACACCAAGTTCAAGGCTGAGGCTTACATCCTCACCAAGGAAGAGGGCGGTCGCCACACCCCGTTCTTCACCAACTACCGTCCGCAGTTCTACTTCCGCACCACCGACGTGACCGGTGTCGTGCACCTGCCGGAAGGCACCGAGATGGTGATGCCGGGCGACAACATCGCGATGGAAGTGCACCTGATCGTGCCGATCGCGATGGAAGAGAAGCTCCGTTTCGCGATCCGCGAAGGTGGCCGCACCGTCGGCGCCGGCGTCGTCGCCTCGATCATCGAGTAA
- the rpsL gene encoding 30S ribosomal protein S12, producing the protein MPTINQLIAQPREVQKSRKKVPALQQSPQKRGVCTRVYTTTPKKPNSALRKVAKVRLTNGFEVIGYIPGEGHNLQEHSVVMIRGGRVKDLPGVRYHILRGVLDTQGVKNRKQRRSKYGAKRPK; encoded by the coding sequence ATGCCGACGATCAACCAGCTGATCGCTCAACCGCGTGAAGTGCAGAAGTCGCGCAAGAAGGTGCCGGCGCTGCAGCAGTCGCCGCAGAAGCGTGGTGTTTGCACCCGCGTCTACACCACGACCCCGAAGAAGCCGAACTCGGCGCTTCGTAAGGTCGCCAAGGTGCGCCTGACCAACGGCTTCGAGGTGATCGGCTACATCCCCGGTGAGGGCCATAACCTCCAGGAGCACTCGGTGGTCATGATCCGCGGCGGTCGCGTCAAGGACTTGCCCGGCGTGCGCTACCACATCCTCCGCGGCGTTCTGGATACCCAGGGCGTCAAGAACCGTAAGCAGCGTCGTTCGAAGTACGGCGCGAAGCGTCCGAAGTAA
- the rplC gene encoding 50S ribosomal protein L3 codes for MRSGVIAQKVGMTRVFTEAGEHIPVTVLKLGNCQVVGHRTEEKNGYVALQLGSGSRKTVYMPKAERGQFAVAKVEPKRQVEEFRVTADAMIPVGAEILADHFVVGQFVDVTGTSVGKGFAGGMKRWNFGGLRATHGVSVSHRSIGSTGGRQDPGKTWKNKKMPGHMGVDRITTLNLRVVQLDVERGLILVEGAVPGSKGGWIRVRDAVKKPLPKEAPKPGKFKVAGGEAEAAAQQEGA; via the coding sequence ATGCGCTCCGGAGTGATCGCACAAAAGGTCGGGATGACGCGGGTCTTTACAGAGGCCGGCGAACATATCCCCGTGACCGTGCTGAAGCTCGGCAATTGCCAGGTCGTAGGCCACCGCACCGAAGAGAAGAACGGTTACGTCGCGCTCCAGCTTGGTTCTGGCAGCCGCAAGACCGTTTACATGCCCAAGGCGGAGCGCGGCCAGTTCGCGGTCGCCAAGGTCGAGCCGAAGCGGCAGGTCGAGGAATTCCGCGTCACCGCGGATGCCATGATCCCCGTTGGTGCCGAGATCCTTGCCGACCACTTCGTCGTCGGCCAGTTCGTCGACGTCACCGGCACCTCGGTCGGTAAGGGCTTCGCCGGTGGTATGAAGCGCTGGAACTTCGGCGGCCTGCGCGCCACCCACGGCGTCTCGGTCTCGCACCGCTCGATCGGTTCGACCGGTGGCCGTCAGGACCCCGGCAAGACCTGGAAGAACAAGAAGATGCCCGGCCATATGGGTGTCGACCGCATCACCACGCTCAACCTTCGCGTCGTTCAGCTCGATGTCGAGCGTGGCCTGATCCTCGTCGAAGGCGCCGTTCCCGGCTCCAAGGGCGGCTGGATTCGCGTGCGCGACGCCGTCAAGAAGCCGCTGCCGAAGGAAGCTCCGAAGCCCGGCAAGTTCAAGGTTGCGGGTGGCGAAGCCGAGGCTGCGGCCCAGCAGGAGGGTGCGTGA
- a CDS encoding 50S ribosomal protein L23, whose amino-acid sequence MTKNIEARHYDVIVSPVVTEKATIASEHNKVLFKVAAKATKPQIKEAIEKLFDVKVKSVNTLVRKGKTKIFRGNLGSQSNTKRAIVTLEEGHRIDVTTGL is encoded by the coding sequence ATGACGAAGAACATCGAGGCTCGCCACTACGACGTGATCGTGTCGCCGGTCGTGACCGAAAAGGCGACGATCGCCTCCGAGCACAACAAGGTTCTGTTCAAGGTGGCCGCCAAGGCGACCAAGCCGCAGATCAAGGAAGCGATCGAGAAGCTGTTCGACGTCAAGGTCAAGAGCGTCAACACGCTTGTCCGCAAGGGCAAGACCAAGATCTTCCGCGGCAATCTCGGCTCGCAGTCGAACACCAAGCGCGCGATCGTGACCCTCGAAGAGGGCCACCGGATCGACGTCACCACCGGTCTGTAA
- the rpsS gene encoding 30S ribosomal protein S19, with the protein MVRSVWKGPFVEGSLLKKADAARASGRHDVIKIWSRRSTILPQFVGLTFGVYNGQKHVPVAVNEEMVGHKFGEFSPTRTFHGHSGDKKAKKA; encoded by the coding sequence ATGGTTCGTTCAGTCTGGAAAGGCCCGTTCGTCGAGGGTTCTCTGCTCAAGAAGGCAGATGCCGCCCGCGCGTCCGGCCGTCACGACGTCATCAAGATCTGGAGCCGTCGCTCGACGATCCTGCCGCAGTTCGTCGGCCTGACCTTCGGCGTCTACAACGGTCAGAAGCACGTGCCGGTGGCCGTCAACGAGGAAATGGTCGGTCACAAGTTCGGCGAGTTTTCGCCGACCCGGACCTTCCATGGCCACTCCGGCGACAAGAAAGCCAAGAAGGCTTGA
- the rpsG gene encoding 30S ribosomal protein S7: protein MSRRHSAEKREVLPDPKFGNIIVTKFMNSVMYAGKKSVAEGIVYGAFGIIETKTKQNPLGVFEQALENVMPTIEVRSRRVGGATYQVPVEVRSTRRQALGIRWLISAARDRNEKTMTERLSAELLDASNNRGNAVKKREDVHRMAEANRAFSHYRW, encoded by the coding sequence ATGTCTCGTCGCCACTCAGCGGAAAAGCGCGAAGTCCTTCCCGATCCGAAGTTCGGGAACATCATCGTCACGAAGTTCATGAACTCGGTGATGTACGCCGGCAAGAAGTCGGTCGCGGAAGGCATCGTCTACGGTGCGTTCGGCATCATCGAAACCAAGACCAAGCAGAACCCGCTCGGCGTGTTCGAGCAGGCGCTCGAGAACGTCATGCCGACGATCGAAGTCCGCTCCCGCCGCGTCGGCGGCGCGACCTACCAGGTCCCGGTCGAGGTTCGTTCGACCCGCCGTCAGGCGCTGGGCATCCGCTGGCTGATCTCCGCTGCGCGCGATCGCAACGAGAAGACCATGACCGAGCGGCTGTCGGCGGAACTCCTGGATGCGTCGAACAACCGTGGCAACGCCGTCAAGAAGCGCGAAGACGTGCACCGGATGGCGGAAGCCAACCGCGCCTTCTCGCACTATCGCTGGTAA
- the rplP gene encoding 50S ribosomal protein L16 has translation MMQPKKTKFRKAHKGRIHGVASSGATLAFGQFGLKATEPERVTARQIEAARRALTRHMKRAGRVWIRVFPDVPVSKKPAEVRMGSGKGSPELWVARVKPGRVLFEIDGVNTQTAREALTLAAAKLPIKTRFVERIAE, from the coding sequence ATGATGCAACCTAAGAAGACGAAGTTCCGGAAGGCGCATAAGGGCCGTATCCACGGCGTTGCGTCGTCGGGCGCGACGTTGGCGTTCGGCCAGTTCGGCCTGAAGGCGACCGAGCCTGAGCGCGTCACCGCGCGCCAGATCGAAGCCGCTCGCCGCGCGCTGACCCGCCACATGAAGCGCGCCGGCCGCGTCTGGATCCGCGTATTCCCCGACGTTCCGGTGTCGAAGAAGCCGGCCGAAGTCCGCATGGGCTCCGGCAAGGGTTCGCCGGAATTGTGGGTCGCCCGCGTCAAGCCGGGCCGGGTGCTGTTCGAGATCGACGGCGTCAACACCCAGACGGCGCGTGAGGCGCTGACCCTGGCGGCCGCCAAGCTGCCGATCAAGACGCGCTTCGTCGAGCGCATTGCGGAGTAA
- the rpsJ gene encoding 30S ribosomal protein S10, whose product MNGQNIRIRLKAFDHRILDTSTREIVNTAKRTGAQVRGPIPLPTRIEKFTVNRSPHVDKKSREQFEMRTHKRLLDIVDPTPQTVDALMKLDLAAGVDVEIKL is encoded by the coding sequence ATGAACGGCCAAAACATTCGTATCCGTCTCAAGGCGTTCGACCATCGTATCCTCGATACGTCGACCCGCGAGATCGTGAACACGGCGAAGCGCACCGGCGCGCAGGTCCGCGGACCCATTCCGCTGCCCACCCGCATCGAGAAGTTCACCGTCAACCGTTCGCCCCACGTCGACAAGAAGAGCCGCGAGCAGTTCGAGATGCGCACTCACAAGCGCCTGCTCGACATCGTCGATCCGACCCCGCAGACCGTCGATGCTTTGATGAAGCTCGACCTGGCCGCCGGTGTCGACGTCGAGATCAAGCTCTAA
- the rplV gene encoding 50S ribosomal protein L22, with translation MSKPKRERSLAENEAKAVARMLRVSPQKLNLVAQLIRGRKAAAALADLQFSRKRIAVDVKKCLESAIANAENNHDLDVDDLVVAQAFVGNGLVMKRFAARGRGRSGRVYKPFSQLTIIVRQVEAEAAA, from the coding sequence ATGAGCAAACCTAAGCGCGAACGGAGCCTCGCCGAGAACGAGGCCAAGGCGGTCGCCCGGATGCTGCGGGTGAGCCCGCAGAAGCTCAACCTGGTCGCCCAGCTCATTCGCGGCCGGAAGGCAGCTGCTGCGCTCGCCGATCTGCAGTTTTCGCGCAAGCGGATCGCGGTCGACGTGAAGAAGTGCCTGGAATCGGCTATCGCCAACGCCGAGAACAACCACGATCTCGACGTCGACGATCTCGTCGTGGCGCAGGCCTTCGTCGGCAACGGTCTCGTGATGAAGCGCTTTGCCGCTCGCGGCCGTGGCCGCTCGGGCCGTGTCTACAAACCATTTTCGCAGCTGACGATCATCGTTCGTCAGGTCGAAGCTGAAGCCGCCGCTTAA
- the rpsQ gene encoding 30S ribosomal protein S17, with protein MPKRTLQGVVVSDKQAKTIVVRVDRRFTHPIYKKTIRRSKNYHAHDESNEFKPGDMVWIEESKPISKLKRWVVIRGEHKKSA; from the coding sequence ATGCCGAAACGTACTTTGCAGGGCGTGGTCGTCAGCGACAAGCAAGCCAAGACCATCGTGGTGCGCGTCGATCGCCGCTTCACGCACCCGATCTACAAGAAGACGATCCGCCGTTCGAAGAACTACCACGCGCACGACGAGAGCAACGAGTTCAAGCCGGGCGACATGGTGTGGATCGAGGAATCGAAGCCGATTTCGAAGTTGAAGCGCTGGGTCGTGATCCGGGGCGAACACAAGAAAAGCGCCTGA
- the rpmC gene encoding 50S ribosomal protein L29: MAQMKIEDIRAMSPDQQDDAVLNLKKERFNLRFQRATGQLENTSRLREARRDIARIKTVAAQSRAKKK, encoded by the coding sequence ATGGCCCAGATGAAGATCGAAGACATCCGCGCGATGAGCCCCGACCAGCAGGACGACGCCGTCCTGAACCTGAAGAAGGAGCGCTTCAACCTGCGCTTCCAGCGCGCCACCGGGCAGCTCGAGAATACCTCGCGCCTGCGCGAGGCCCGCCGTGACATCGCCCGGATCAAGACCGTCGCCGCGCAGTCGCGCGCGAAGAAGAAGTAA
- the rplB gene encoding 50S ribosomal protein L2, whose amino-acid sequence MALKTFNPTTPGQRQLVMVDRSALYKGKPVKALTEGKHSSGGRNNTGRITVRFRGGGHKQTLRIVDFKRDKVDAPATVERLEYDPNRTAFIALVKYEDGTQAYILAPQRLAVGDTVVAGNYVDVKPGNVMPLGNMPVGTIIHNIEVKIGKGGQLARSAGTYAQLVGRDQDYVIIRLNSGEQRLVHGRCRGTIGAVSNPDHMNTSIGKAGRNRWLGRKPHNRGVSMNPIDHPHGGGEGRTSGGRHPVTPWGKPTKGKKTRTNKSTNKFILLSRHKRKK is encoded by the coding sequence ATGGCACTGAAGACATTCAATCCTACGACGCCGGGCCAGCGCCAGCTGGTCATGGTCGATCGTTCGGCCCTCTACAAGGGCAAGCCGGTCAAGGCGCTCACCGAGGGCAAGCACTCCTCGGGCGGCCGCAACAACACCGGTCGCATCACCGTGCGCTTCCGCGGCGGCGGTCACAAGCAGACCCTGCGCATCGTCGACTTCAAGCGCGACAAGGTCGATGCGCCCGCGACGGTCGAGCGGCTGGAATACGATCCGAACCGCACCGCGTTCATCGCGTTGGTCAAGTATGAGGACGGCACCCAGGCCTATATCCTGGCGCCGCAGCGCCTGGCCGTGGGTGACACCGTCGTCGCCGGCAACTATGTCGACGTGAAGCCGGGCAACGTCATGCCGCTCGGCAACATGCCGGTCGGTACGATCATCCACAACATCGAGGTCAAGATCGGGAAGGGCGGCCAGCTTGCCCGTTCCGCGGGCACCTATGCTCAGCTCGTCGGCCGCGACCAGGACTACGTGATCATCCGCCTGAACTCGGGCGAGCAGCGCCTGGTGCACGGCCGTTGCCGCGGCACGATCGGCGCGGTGTCGAACCCGGATCACATGAACACCTCGATCGGCAAGGCCGGCCGTAACCGTTGGCTGGGCCGCAAGCCGCATAACCGCGGTGTCTCGATGAACCCGATCGACCATCCGCACGGCGGTGGTGAAGGTCGTACCTCGGGCGGCCGCCACCCGGTCACTCCGTGGGGCAAGCCGACCAAGGGCAAGAAGACCCGCACCAACAAGTCGACCAACAAATTCATTCTCCTAAGCCGCCACAAGCGGAAGAAGTAA
- the fusA gene encoding elongation factor G codes for MPRVHAIENYRNFGIMAHIDAGKTTTTERILYYTGKSHKIGEVHEGAATMDWMEQEQERGITITSAATTAFWAGKRLNIIDTPGHVDFTIEVERSLRVLDGAVCVLDSNQGVEPQTETVWRQGDKYKVPRIVFANKMDKTGADFFKCLADIVDRLGAKPIAIQLPIGAENNFKGLVDLVKMQGIIWNDESLGAKFDYVDIPEDLVEQAKEYREKMVEAAVELDDDAMAAYLDGKEPDEETLKRLIRKAVLTGAFYPVLCGSAFKNKGVQPLLDAVVDYLPSPIDVPAIKGTDDRGNEVVRKADDKEPLALLAFKIMDDPFVGTITFCRIYSGVLQSGTGVVNSTREKKERIGRMLLMHANNREDIKEAYAGDIVALAGLKEARTGDTLCDPDKQVILEKMEFPEPVIEIAIEPKSKADQEKLGVALAKLAAEDPSFRVSTDQESGQTILKGMGELHLDIKVDILKRTYKVDANIGAPQVAFRERVTKKAEVKYTHKKQTGGTGQFAEVSIVVEPNEPGKGYEFESKIVGGAVPKEYIPGVEKGLNSVMSSGVVAGFPVVDVKVQLVDGKYHDVDSSALAFEIASRAAFREALQKGKSVLLEPIMKVEVVTPEDYTGSVIGDLNSRRGQIQGQDMRGNANVINAMVPLMNMFGYVNNLRSMSQGRATFTMQFDHYAEAPANVSAEVQKKFA; via the coding sequence ATGCCCCGCGTTCATGCCATAGAGAATTACCGCAACTTCGGTATCATGGCGCACATCGATGCCGGCAAGACGACGACGACCGAGCGCATCCTGTATTACACCGGCAAGAGCCACAAGATCGGCGAAGTGCACGAAGGTGCCGCGACGATGGACTGGATGGAGCAGGAGCAGGAGCGTGGCATCACGATCACCTCGGCTGCGACCACCGCGTTCTGGGCCGGCAAGCGTCTGAACATCATCGACACCCCCGGCCACGTCGACTTCACCATCGAAGTCGAGCGTTCGCTGCGCGTGCTCGACGGCGCCGTCTGCGTGCTCGACTCCAACCAGGGCGTCGAGCCCCAGACCGAGACCGTCTGGCGTCAGGGCGACAAGTACAAGGTTCCGCGCATCGTCTTCGCCAACAAGATGGACAAGACCGGCGCCGACTTCTTCAAGTGCCTGGCCGACATCGTCGACCGCCTCGGCGCCAAGCCGATCGCGATCCAGCTTCCGATCGGTGCCGAGAACAACTTCAAGGGGCTCGTCGACCTCGTGAAGATGCAGGGCATCATCTGGAACGATGAATCGCTCGGCGCGAAGTTCGACTATGTCGACATTCCCGAGGATCTCGTCGAGCAGGCCAAGGAATACCGCGAGAAGATGGTGGAAGCCGCCGTCGAGCTCGACGACGACGCCATGGCCGCCTATCTCGACGGCAAGGAGCCGGACGAAGAGACGCTGAAGCGGCTGATCCGCAAGGCGGTTCTGACCGGCGCGTTCTATCCCGTGCTGTGCGGCTCGGCCTTCAAGAACAAGGGCGTGCAGCCACTGCTCGACGCCGTCGTCGACTATCTGCCGTCGCCGATCGACGTGCCCGCGATCAAGGGCACCGACGACCGCGGCAACGAGGTCGTGCGCAAGGCGGACGACAAGGAGCCGCTCGCGCTGCTCGCGTTCAAGATCATGGACGACCCGTTCGTCGGCACCATCACCTTCTGTCGCATCTACTCCGGCGTTCTGCAGAGCGGCACCGGCGTCGTGAACTCGACCCGCGAGAAGAAGGAGCGTATCGGGCGCATGCTCTTGATGCATGCGAACAACCGCGAAGACATCAAGGAAGCCTATGCCGGCGACATCGTCGCGCTGGCCGGCCTGAAGGAAGCGCGCACCGGTGACACGCTGTGCGATCCTGACAAGCAGGTGATCCTGGAGAAGATGGAATTCCCCGAGCCGGTCATCGAGATCGCGATCGAGCCGAAGTCCAAGGCCGACCAGGAAAAGCTGGGCGTGGCGCTGGCCAAGCTCGCCGCGGAGGATCCGTCCTTCCGCGTGTCGACCGACCAGGAGTCCGGCCAGACCATCCTCAAGGGCATGGGCGAACTCCATCTCGACATCAAGGTCGACATCCTCAAGCGTACCTACAAGGTCGACGCCAACATCGGCGCGCCGCAGGTTGCGTTCCGTGAGCGCGTCACCAAGAAGGCCGAGGTGAAGTACACCCACAAGAAGCAGACCGGCGGTACCGGTCAGTTCGCGGAAGTGTCGATCGTGGTCGAGCCGAACGAGCCCGGCAAGGGCTACGAGTTCGAGTCCAAGATCGTCGGTGGTGCGGTTCCGAAGGAATACATCCCCGGCGTCGAAAAGGGCCTCAACAGCGTGATGAGCTCTGGCGTGGTCGCGGGCTTCCCCGTGGTCGACGTCAAGGTTCAGCTCGTCGACGGCAAGTATCACGACGTCGACTCGTCGGCGCTCGCCTTCGAAATCGCATCGCGCGCGGCATTCCGCGAAGCCTTGCAGAAGGGCAAGTCCGTCCTGCTCGAGCCGATCATGAAGGTCGAAGTGGTGACCCCGGAAGACTACACCGGCTCGGTCATCGGCGACCTGAATTCGCGGCGCGGTCAGATCCAGGGGCAGGACATGCGCGGCAACGCCAACGTCATCAACGCGATGGTGCCGCTCATGAACATGTTCGGTTACGTGAATAACCTGCGCTCGATGAGCCAGGGTCGCGCAACCTTCACCATGCAGTTCGACCACTACGCAGAAGCGCCGGCCAACGTGTCGGCAGAAGTCCAGAAGAAGTTTGCCTGA
- the rplN gene encoding 50S ribosomal protein L14 produces MIQMQTNLDVADNSGARRVMCIKVLGGSKRRYATIGDIIVVSIKEAIPRGKVKKGDVMKAVVVRVRKDIRRADGSVIRFDRNAAVLINNQSEPVGTRIFGPVPRELRAKNHMKIISLAPEVL; encoded by the coding sequence ATGATTCAGATGCAGACCAACCTCGACGTGGCCGATAATTCTGGCGCACGCCGTGTCATGTGTATCAAGGTGCTCGGGGGCTCCAAGCGCCGCTACGCCACGATCGGCGACATCATCGTCGTTTCGATCAAGGAAGCGATTCCGCGTGGCAAGGTGAAGAAGGGCGACGTGATGAAGGCCGTCGTGGTGCGCGTCCGCAAGGACATTCGCCGCGCCGACGGTTCGGTCATCCGCTTCGACCGCAACGCCGCCGTCCTGATCAACAACCAGTCCGAGCCGGTCGGTACCCGTATCTTCGGGCCCGTGCCGCGCGAGCTGCGCGCGAAGAACCACATGAAGATCATCTCGCTCGCGCCGGAGGTGCTGTGA
- the rplD gene encoding 50S ribosomal protein L4: MELKVTTLEGKEAGSVQLSDTIFGLEPRQDIIARCVQWQLNKRQAGTHKAKGRAEIWRTGKKMYKQKGTGGARHGSARVPQFRGGGRAFGPVVRSHATDLPKKVRALALKHALSAKAKDGDLVVIEKAALEAAKTKALLGHFSGLGLTNALIIDGAELNNGFAAAARNIPNMDVLPIQGINVYDILRRQKLVLTKAAIDALEARFK; encoded by the coding sequence ATGGAACTGAAGGTCACCACCCTCGAAGGTAAGGAAGCCGGTTCGGTCCAGCTGTCCGACACCATTTTCGGCCTCGAGCCGCGCCAGGACATTATTGCGCGTTGCGTGCAATGGCAGCTCAACAAGCGTCAGGCCGGCACGCACAAGGCCAAGGGCCGCGCCGAGATTTGGCGCACTGGCAAGAAGATGTACAAGCAGAAGGGCACCGGCGGTGCTCGTCACGGTTCGGCCCGCGTGCCGCAGTTCCGCGGCGGCGGCCGTGCCTTCGGGCCGGTGGTGCGTTCGCACGCCACCGACCTGCCGAAGAAGGTCCGCGCACTGGCGCTGAAGCATGCGCTCTCGGCCAAGGCCAAGGACGGCGATCTCGTCGTGATCGAGAAGGCCGCGCTGGAAGCCGCCAAGACCAAGGCGCTGCTCGGTCACTTCTCGGGTCTCGGCCTGACCAACGCGCTGATCATCGACGGCGCCGAGCTCAACAACGGCTTCGCCGCTGCGGCTCGCAACATCCCGAACATGGACGTGCTGCCGATCCAGGGCATCAACGTCTACGACATCCTGCGCCGTCAGAAGCTCGTTCTGACCAAGGCCGCCATCGATGCGCTGGAGGCGCGCTTCAAATGA